In a single window of the Drosophila subpulchrella strain 33 F10 #4 breed RU33 chromosome X, RU_Dsub_v1.1 Primary Assembly, whole genome shotgun sequence genome:
- the LOC119555836 gene encoding uncharacterized protein LOC119555836 produces MAVLSSLFLLFMLEKSRNFSQLNGLLKEPTSDLPQLELWLRASKTHEDEQNPYVQWFLHQERIPLSIATYVENEDWMADPFGRNNLVMVMSLGQLISNRGAAAPNQKGGVFFYILADQIEDLTLEEQLSLEVSCRQLWMLHKIYKRYFLTTHGIWIYDPFKRRDSAFGRLVRYFGSEPLDKWIFHDMAGYPMRIQMFKSVYTRPEIDKKTGLLTSVTGVDFLVAQMLRERLNFTMLLQQPEKNYFGERYANGSYNGAIGSIINDGLDICLTGFFVKDYLVQQYMDFTVAVYDDELCIYVPKASRIPQSILPIFAVGYDIWLGFILSAFVCAMIWLTLRIINLKLRIVILKNKHLLAQALGIVVDTWVVWVRLNLNHLPSSYAERMFIGTLCLVSVIFGAIFESSLATVYIHPLYYKDINTMQELDDSGLKVVYKYSSMADDLFFSETSPLFASLNNKLTWNRNLHADVIEEIATSRDKAGVSRYTSLILESSRFTLLHQIWVVPECPKYYTISYVMPRDSPWENAVNALLLRFLSVGLIEKWIKDEKSRVDIKMRLSILKANAESELVRVLTIEDLQLAFYVVIGGNLLASLGFFVEHFCSKLIKRFTEQQHLQQYPGQKGSKDTGAAGNGKCAIDKVAISTL; encoded by the exons ATGGCGGTGCTTAGTTCGCTTTTCCTGCTATTCATGCTGGAAAAATCCCGGAACTTCAGCCAACTGAATGGACTACTGAAGGAGCCCACCAGTGATTTGCCCCAACTGGAACTTTGGCTGCGGGCGAGTAAAACGCATGAGGATGAGCAGAATCCCTATGTCCAGTGGTTTCTGCATCAGGAGAGAATACCCTTGAGCATCGCTACATACGTGGAAAATGAGGATTGGATGGCCGATCCTTTTGGCCGGAATAATCTAGTCATGGTGATGAGCTTGGGCCAACTCATATCCAATCGCGGAGCAGCTGCACCCAATCAGAAAGGCGGTGTTTTTTTCTATATCCTCGCAGATCAAATCGAAGACTTAACCCTTGAGGAACAACTGAGTTTAGAGGTTAGCTGTCGACAATTGTGGATGCTGCACAAAATCTACAAACGTTATTTTCTAACCACCCATGGCATTTGGATCTATGATCCTTTCAAGCGTCGTGATTCCGCCTTTGGGCGATTGGTTCGCTATTTTGGCTCGGAGCCCCTGGATAAATGGATTTTCCATGATATGGCTGGCTATCCCATGCGGATCCAAATGTTTAAGTCCGTCTACACACGTCCGGAAATCGATAAAAAAACGGGCTTGCTGACCAGTGTCACTGGAGTCGACTTCCTGGTGGCCCAAATGCTCAGGGAGCGGCTGAATTTTACCATGCTGCTTCAGCAGCCCGAAAAGAACTACTTTGG AGAGCGCTATGCAAATGGCAGCTATAATGGTGCCATAGGATCGATCATAAATGATGGCCTGGATATTTGTCTGACGGGTTTCTTTGTCAAGGATTACCTGGTGCAGCAGTACATGGACTTCACAGTGGCTGTCTACGATGATGAgctgtgcatttatgtcccGAAAGCGAGTCGTATACCCCAATCGATTCTGCCCATTTTCGCAGTTGGTTACGATATCTGGTTGGGTTTCATTCTTAGCGCCTTTGTTTGTGCCATGATTTGGTTAACCTTGAGGATTATTAACCTAAAGCTGAGGATTGTGATTTTGAAGAATAAGCATCTTTTGGCACAGGCATTGGGCATTGTGGTGGATACTTGGGTGGTTTGGGTTCGTCTAAATTTAAACCACTTGCCATCCAGCTATGCCGAAAGGATGTTTATCGGAACTCTCTGTCTGGTGAGTGTGATTTTCGGTGCCATTTTCGAGTCCAGCTTGGCCACGGTCTACATACATCCCCTGTACTACAAGGATATAAATACAATGCAGGAGTTGGATGACAGCGGCTTAAAGGTGGTCTACAAATACTCCTCCATGGCGGATGATCTGTTCTTCAGCGAAACCTCACCGTTATTCGCGAGTCTTAATAATAAACTCACGTGGAACCGGAATCTACACGCGGATGTCATCGAAGAGATTGCCACATCTAGAGACAAGGCCGGAGTCTCCAGATATACCTCCTTGATCTTGGAGTCTTCGCGATTCACACTGCTTCACCAGATTTGGGTGGTTCCCGAGTGTCCCAAATACTATACCATTTCGTATGTCATGCCGCGAGATTCTCCCTGGGAGAATGCTGTAAATGCCCTACTTTTGAGGTTTCTGAGTGTTGGACTCATTGAGAAGTGGATTAAAGATGAGAAATCGCGGGTGGACATTAAGATGCGGCTGAGTATCCTTAAGGCCAATGCCGAATCTGAGCTTGTGCGGGTCCTAACTATTGAGGATCTTCAGTTGGCCTTCTATGTGGTAATCGGGGGAAATTTGCTGGCTTCTCTGGGCTTTTTTGTAGAGCATTTCTGCagcaaattaataaaaaggtttacc